A part of Onthophagus taurus isolate NC chromosome 7, IU_Otau_3.0, whole genome shotgun sequence genomic DNA contains:
- the LOC111422869 gene encoding FK506-binding protein-like has translation MGKNMIWISPDERIKKIIIKEGEHGLKPTENCECKINITNCDFNVEKYNNYPVVVGQSDDSFERLLDIVLTMMKINELANVSFLLNKNNTVTLTLHLIEFKSNGFIFEWNAKTKFDLSLKHKTRGVELFKENRYIDASHRFSKATKLLSSIPIDVELKPNEIDNVKIEEIETLKSNLYNNLASCQLRNQNYEHVIVLCDRVLSVDPKNLKAMYKLAVALDGVHNIDKAFDVLKELLELDPQNKAAGEKFNSVQIKVKKNNAKVNAMIKKMFV, from the coding sequence ATGGGTAAAAATATGATATGGATATCCCCTgatgaaagaataaaaaaaataataataaaagaaggtGAACATGGTTTAAAACCAACCGAAAATTGtgaatgtaaaattaatataacaaaTTGTGATTTCAATGTggaaaaatacaataattatcCTGTGGTTGTGGGTCAAAGTGATGATAGTTTCGAAAGATTGTTAGATATAGTTTTAACGATGatgaaaattaatgaattagcAAACGTTTCGTTTttactcaataaaaataataccgtAACTTTAACTCTACACTTAATCGAATTTAAATCGAAcggatttatttttgagtgGAACGCAAAAACGAAATTCGATTTGtctttaaaacataaaacgcGTGGCGTTGaacttttcaaagaaaacCGTTATATCGACGCTTCCCACCGATTTAGCAAAGCTACCAAACTATTGTCTTCAATCCCGATTGACGTCGAGTTAAAACCGAACGAAATAGACAACGTTAAAATCGAAGAAatcgaaactttaaaatcaaacttgtacaacaattTAGCTTCGTGTCAGTTGCGAAATCAAAATTACGAGCACGTTATCGTTCTTTGCGATCGTGTTTTATCGGTTgatccaaaaaatttaaaagctaTGTATAAATTAGCTGTTGCTCTCGATGGTGTGCATAATATTGATAAAGCCTTcgatgttttaaaagaattactCGAATTAGATCCTCAAAATAAAGCTGCtggagaaaaatttaattccgtTCAAATTAAGGTTAAGAAGAATAATGCTAAGGTTAATgctatgattaaaaaaatgtttgtgtgA
- the LOC111422812 gene encoding retinol dehydrogenase 12-like — protein sequence MWKLVIGGIVIGTVSYGVIKYFAGGVCNCKARLDGLVIIITGANSGIGKALSKELAKRGATLILACRDIQKGIDLKQEIINSGYLNVFQIYVKSLDLNSFDSIYKFSQSINEEFHEIYALVNNAGVFYHPQKLTKDKFDVTYQTNYLGPFILTHYLLKILKRSEHSRIINVTSEAHRNVNVYDLKAVSNCQAEFRSHFTAYGVSKLGVLLFTKELAKKLKCTNIIVNAANPGNVETPIYRNFPPLSNPWLFALQWPIRKIVVKSPIQGAQTILHSLLTSNRSTGQYYSDCKLCLPSPIALDDHLSREYYEFTLELLGNKFLTESEC from the exons ATGTGGAAATTAGTCATTGGTGGCATAGTAATTGGTACAGTTAGTTATGGTGTAAT taaatacTTCGCTGGTGGAGTTTGCAATTGTAAAGCAAGATTAGATGGTTTGGTGATTATTATAACAGGGGCTAATTCTGGTATTGGAAAAGCATTATCTAAAGAATTGGCTAAAAGAG GTGCTACATTAATCCTTGCCTGCCGTGACATTCAAAAAGGCATTGACCTCaaacaagaaataattaacagtggttatttaaatgttttccaAATTTACGTTAAATCTCTTGATTTAAATTCATTTGATAgcatttataaattttctcaAAGTATTAATGAGGAATTTCATGAAATTTACGCCCTAGTGAATAACGCCGGAGTATTTTATCACCCacaaaaattaactaaagATAAATTTGATGTTACATATCAAACAAATTATTTGG GACCATTTATATTAACTCATtacttgttaaaaatattaaaacgttCAGAACACTCTCGAATTATTAACGTTACATCTGAAGCGCATCGTAACGTGAATGTTTATGATTTGAAAGCTGTATCAAATTGTCAAGCTGAGTTTCGTTCACATTTTACAGCTTATGGTGTTTCTAAACTTGGTGTATTGTTATTTACAAAGGAATTAGctaaaaaacttaaat GTACTAATATTATTGTAAACGCTGCAAATCCGGGAAACGTTGAAACACCAATTTATAGAAATTTCCCCCCTTTATCAAATCCTTGGTTATTTGCTCTTCAGTGGCCGATAAGAAAAATAGTGGTAAAGAGCCCAATTCAAGGTGCTCAAACCATTCTACACTCTTTATTAACATCAAATCGATCAACCGGACAATATTATAGTGATTGTAAATTGTGTTTACCATCACCAATAGCATTAGACGATCATCTTTCAAGAGAATACTACGAATTTACTTTAGAATTATTaggaaataagtttttaactGAATCTGAGTGTTAA
- the LOC111422817 gene encoding activating signal cointegrator 1 gives MTEFIRDCLIPILGNDISDDILEYITTIKQLDDYEEFMENIVDLNNAEHVTVYEALKQHQFGIPHKKLTNKKAPKQSLKNDNKAINSPQLSTSQLSSSSNTPSSGGKGKKRYTNFYTHDHKPGLLKGRHPCDCQATKHDLINNCTKCGRIVCAQEGSGPCFFCDNMVCTRYEMEVLNKNTKESDKLYNHLVEQKKSKEWKKALETRNRLLKTDQMGDSIKNKIFDDQNDYFDLNSKWLSEDDKSNLKKKHASMHSSIHKNRRDMKLALDFASRTVTLDNDEHLKNKKKLMVGVNKLLDSTERRFPKNLFSGEKGELITEIFRLMDAQSLNDSSESEKKTEKNEQNVTKRVYRIANNDFLESVDQGLCLSMHQPWASLLVSGIKIHEGRTWKTNHRGRLWIAAASKEPEDDEILACEQMYRDLYNDPSLEFPKKYPTGCLLGCVFVDDCLEQGEYQEKFPNGESGSPYVFICSNPVILPVFYPMQGQHKIFSLPKELHKTAKAALMSSKWV, from the exons atgactgAATTTATTCGAGATTGTTTAATACCAATCTTAGGAAACGATATTTCCGACGATATTTTAGA ATACATAACTACAATAAAGCAACTCGATGATTACGAagagtttatggaaaatatcGTCGATTTAAATAATGCGGAACATGTTACTGTGTATGAAGCTTTAAAACAACATCAATTTGGGATTCCTCATAAAAAGCTGACGAATAAAAAAGCACCAAAACAATccttaaaaaatgataataaggCGATTAATAGTCCTCAACTATCAACTAGTCAACTCAGCTCATCTTCAAATACTCCATCTTCAGGTGGAAAAGGAAAAAAGAGATACACCAACTTTTATACACATGATCATAAACCAGGCTTGCTTAAAGGAAGGCATCCATGCGATTGTCAAGCAACTAAGCATGatctaattaataattgcaCTAAATGTGGGAGGATTGTTTGTGCTCAAGAAGGATCTGGACCTTGTTTTTTCTGTGATAATATg gTTTGTACCCGTTATGAAATGGaggtgttaaataaaaatacgaaAGAATCAGATAAACTTTATAACCATTTAGTTGAACagaaaaaatcgaaagaaTGGAAAAAAGCTCTTGAAACAAGAAATAGGTTATTAAAAACAGATCAAATGGG tgattcaattaaaaataaaatttttgatgaccAAAATGATTACtttgatttaaattcaaaGTGGTTATCAGAAGATgacaaatcaaatttgaagaaaaaacacgCTTCAATGCATTCaagtattcataaaaatagGCGTGATATGAAACTTGCTTTGGATTTTGCTAGCCGTACTGTTACTTTAGACAACGATGAACATCTTAAGAACAAGAAAAAACTTATGGTTGGTGTTAATAAGTTGTTGGATAGTACTGAAAGAAGGTTTCccaagaatttatttagtGGGGAGAAAGGAGAATTGATCACAGAAATTTTTAGATTG ATGGATGCCCAATCGTTGAATGATTCAAGTGAAAGTGAGAAAAAAACTGAGAAAAATGAACAGAATGTCACAAAAAGAGTTTATAGAATAgctaataatgattttttggaATCTGTTGATCAAGGATTATGTCTTAGTATGCATCAACCTTGGGCTAGTTTATTAGTTTCAGGTATTAAAAT tcaTGAAGGTAGAACTTGGAAAACAAACCATCGTGGACGTTTATGGATAGCAGCAGCATCTAAAGAACCGGaagatgatgaaattttagctTGCGAACAAATGTATCGTGATTTATATaacg ATCCAAGTTTGGAGTTTCCAAAAAAATACCCAACCGGTTGTCTTTTGGGTTGCGTTTTTGTTGATGATTGTTTAGAACAAGGAGAATACCaagaaaaatttccaaatggAGAAAGTGGAAGTCCTTACGTTTTCATTTGTTCCAATCCGGTTATTTTGCCTGTATTTTATCCAATGCAAGGtcaacataaaattt tttctttaCCAAAGGAATTACACAAAACTGCCAAAGCCGCTTTGATGTCTTCTAAATGGGTTTAA